The Belonocnema kinseyi isolate 2016_QV_RU_SX_M_011 chromosome 1, B_treatae_v1, whole genome shotgun sequence genomic interval CGCTCTCCTTTTCTAACGCATGCTACACTAAATTGCTGTATCGTTTCTCCGCGCATCTTTTGTCATAAGTATACCTATCATCATATACACTTTTAATTGGTGCAAAGGATATGGCGTCGTGTTGTAGTTTTTGACTGTCGGTTGTCACGACCGCATCAGCATTTGGTAATGCTTTTGTTTCGACCATATCTCATCGTCTGTAATTAACGCGTGTGTGTTTGATATTGTGATCAGTTTTTTGTTTGACTTTATCAAATAAGGACGTATCAGAAACGTGTTTGCATCTTCTCCTCTCGCGTGTGtttctttgtgaaaaatgagTGAGGACGAAGAGGAGTCGTTCAACCTTCAAGAGCACCATCTTCGTGGGGAAGCCGAGGATGAAGCCCGTGCAAAACAAATAGAAAGGGACGTGGATGAAGCTTTTGATGAAGTGGTCCAAGAGTTTTCTGAAGATACGAGGTAAGTGATTTACATAGACCAGTTTTTACACGTATTTAAGTTTGAAAACTGAGACCGGAAACATGTGGGCTCATATGCGAGTATATGTCTGTCCGTGTGTGCGTGTGTTTGGGCGAGTGCGTGAGTGTTCCGctatactttttaaattctcatctgagaaggtattagatttgcgtaaaatcgtaccctcccccagtttttgtcaaattttcacgtttttatcATGTGTGGGAcatgaaaaacttaattctttataTTTGACAGTAACTACttatatttatagtaaaaaatagtATCGTACAGCCCTAAAAACAGCCTGAAGTAGCTTCAATCCTTCAGCGCATACAGAACTTACCCCACCCACCcgtaaattttccgaaaattccataaaatcaacCTAATTGAAAAATGCGCCAGTTTATTCTTGATACGGTTTTCAATTGATGCCAGAAGAGCAGCAAAAAAGTTCCATCCCCATgtctcatgtggaactcaccccactcacccATACATATTATGAAAATCCAATAAAAtcagcttaaataaaaaatatgccaaGTTATTCTTGACACGGTCTTCAATTGGTGCGAAACCAGCGGAAATAATGTCATTCCCATACCTCATGCGGAGCTCACCTTATTCACCtctacatattttgaaaattcaataaaatcagcCTAATTGAAAAAAACGCCAGGTTATTCTGGATATGGCCTTTAATTGGTGCCAAAAGagcagaaaaaaagtttcatccccatatcccATGTAGAACTCACCCCACTCAGCcctacatattttgaaaattcagtcaaatcagcctaattaaaaaatacgccaggttATTCTTGACACGGtcttaaatttcttccaaaagataagaaaaaaatttcatctccATGTCTCATGTGAAACTCACCCCACTCActcttatatattttgaaaattcaatacttttcacCACATTTGGGGTCGTTTATTGGCTCGAAATttgaaatgtcgattttttaCATAGCACTCTTcacaaataaaaccaaaaaattgaatttttatttatcttttgcgttatcaaaacttgaatttaagattttccatgaaattccaaaaagttattatgataatcttgttaaGTTTgcgaaaagcaacgtttttcttcccttgactttttttaaatcgtgcgttgtttgtcttaaaattggtatttttgattgatttttaatattttataaagaattctggatcaatctaaaaattttggaTCACTTCTTTACATTATTCCCTTGCCcaccaagtgagtcacgcctatcccgaaaggaaaatggcttgatggtgtaataatattaatattttttgtaattaaaaaaaaagaattttttataataataatatagatgctgtaactctgataatttcctttttatcgaaaaaaaataataattaagacgAATTGTTCGTCTTTCTGAGTACAACGAACAGCCGTACATCCAATTTTTAAGTCCTAcgaaaaatggtcttaaaaattttgaaaattctcctaagattttgaattttcataaaaaatggcggGTTAGCGAACTCGTTATTTCTTTCAGGATGAATAAAGTGTTACAAAGCTCGATTTGATCTGTTtcttttttcgagagttatcgtgtttacgNNNNNNNNNNNNNNNNNNNNNNNNNNNNNNNNNNNNNNNNNNNNNNNNNNNNNNNNNNNNNNNNNNNNNNNNNNNNNNNNNNNNNNNNNNNNNNNNNNNNAGTGGACTATTGCTTCCAGTACGCTTGTCCTTGTGGAAAcgcggaaaaatttccgaaaatcacCAACTTTGGAAATTCACTGCGCAAAAAATATGGCTTTATCCGGCTCGACCAGCCGCACAacttttatgaagaattttttaaaatcaaattgatagtttttgtactgaaaattaaaaaccggaagttttcattgtaccgaaatcaattactttttatcctaaactcgcgaaaactcggcttctgttcgaggaaatgatctcgtttttttttctccaaaaaggaAAACCGCCCCTGATGCCAATTATGTTTTGaaagtagatttatttttatatttgcaatataaaaattattgcaaatcattattgtcaggaatcgtttcctcagactttgaTGGACAAAAGTCTCCAGGGAAGTTTCGCGGACAGACAACTTCCAGTGGCAAACTTGTTCCTTGATGTTTAAGAaaaactttgaccaaatttgagctaaatcgttctttttgtttaagagatgtaaacgattttttattgCCGCGCGCGCACTTGACTCGAGTCGACCAACGCCCTCTTACCGATCACAGTCatctagaataggaatttacttttcataaccgcccacaggtcgtatttttaaaccgaatcaaaagtttttttttttagaaatgttcagcattcaatttttaagagaattttgttttgagatttttaattctttatcacTGAGCAagaatatatgaataaataaaagttaaaaaattggccatttcagctttgttaatttttatctcaagaaaaaatacagaaaaagttgtcatttaaagttataaaactaaaccgaaaattaaaacacttaaaaggaaactatttaaaattttttaattattaattcacaCTATCGTAATCAACGTTCCTAATTGATAAATGAATcaacaaatttgtgaattttcgaaattatattacttttgacaattttataataaacactttttttattagaagttaaattattttaatattgatacaatacaatctaatttttttaaatatttttttatagatccaaatctttttaaaccttttaaaatagtaTCTtgcaatgattttttcaaaacaaaacaaaaaaaaattaattttgccacggtggttttaaatatcttttccggTGGCACCTACCCCACTGGGAAAACTTGCTTTATAACAAGTAAAATTAACACTATATTTAACTcggaaaaaagtgtataaaggtgTTCACATTGacgattttatgattttgaaaaactCAGGATGGTTTTCAATACGAAACCATTCAGAAGCATACAAATTTATgtcattaatttttacattcttatcagagatgGTATTAGATTTACGAAAAAATTGCCCTCCCCCCCCCCGNNNNNNNNNNNNNNNNNNNNNNNNNNNNNNNNNNNNNNNNNNNNNNNNNNNNNNNNNNNNNNNNNNNNNNNNNNNNNNNNNNNNNNNNNNNNNNNNNNNNaaaaagtctaaaaaatattgcaCGATTCCAACTAGTAAGAGACGTTTAGATCAGCGGACCTTTCATTCGAATAGTGGATGGAAGAAAGAGAAAAGGTTAGAGCAGACTTTTGTTATTCTTTGTTATATGATTATTTCTTTGCAAGTAAAATACTTGTCTGTATCTTAGGTATTACCAATGCAGCACCGAAAATTGTTACGCTACAGCGTACATGAACAAAACAGATCGTATTTTAACACGGGGTAGGATTGAGCACTCCCACCATTGTCTTTCTGACGGAAAAGACGATGAAATACTAATGAGAGAATGGATGATAGAGGAACTAAAAAAGTCATGGTGGAAACTGTTGAGCTTGTATGAAGAAGCGCTTAAAAGgtacttaaaaatgattaaaagtgtCATTTACTTATTTCGTGAATTTAAtacttcttatataaaaaaaaaattaaaatattgaattttaaacccaactgCGAATTGCCGAAGCTGAATACACGgtccagtgttggtccaattttggcagccaaaggtcggctaaagttattgggccaatatcggcattttaatcagcccactgttgagccagtgctggcagcctacaatggctatttatatttgccaatCCTCCaacgatgcttggcccagtatcggcactttattgtgcCAAATCTCgtttttagtacggggaaccatgttttacgaggatcagccaaagtctggcccaacTACAGCACATTACtgagccaagtgtcacttttagaACGGAAAACCATGTCTTATTTAAATCGGCTAAATGTTGAGCCactgctggcagcctatattggcttttAATATTTGCCGATCCTGCACCGTTGCTTGGCCCAAAATTGGCtctttatttcgccaagtctcacttttagcacctaataaacaaatcttacacgaaagataaaaaaaaaattttatcgaaaaactgtcaaatttgacaataaaattggataagttttgtcattaaaaattttaaatgtttatgaaaaattagatttcctgtcattgcaaaaagttataaagtaggctacaacggaaaagtGGTTAGCACTCCTGACTGCGAGGCGATNNNNNNNNNNNNNNNNNNNNNNNNNNNNNNNNNNNNNNNNNNNNNNNNNNNNNNNNNNNNNNNNNNNNNNNNNNNNNNNNNNNNNNNNNNNNNNNNNNNNTTTCATCAATTCCTTCTGGGATCAAGTTTGGAGGTAAGAAAGGTATAGCGTAAAAACGACTAGCGTGTCTTTCTAGGTCAGGAGATTGTTTTATCTCTTTTTGAAGTGGCTTTAATTTGCAGGATAAATTCTagcccaaaaaataataataaaatatcaggaaaattgaatttatcgTCAAATACGAGTATAATAAATTACTCAAAGTTatctttttaatgtaaatattaaaaaagatgatattcAACCCAATTCATTATTTagataatatctttaaatttgataaattacgGATGATTTTAAAACTCACATAAAACCTACCCTATCAAAATGTACGTCGCACCCAACAATTCTTGCACCAGGAAAGTGTTTTTTGAATGCTTTTCTCATAGGATCTTCGAAATCCATCATGATGATTTCAACATCTTCAAAAGTATGTACAGTAAGCAATTTTTCGACCATGGCATCATAAGCAGGAAAATCGCGTTTACTCATTACTCCTTGTGCTATAAGAATAGcctgttacaaaatttaaaatgatttatttaaattttgaagatttaaaacaaatggtAATTCATTGCTAAATTGaagaattagatcatttttatcGTAATTTATGTGATATTATTGCAATAATAATATGTGCagtacagttttttatttttctcgaagattttcttgataaaattataagattttatacatttttagatattttcctATATCATGGATGACTTATTGTTAGTCTAATTTAATATGATttcaatatacaaattttaataatcgcTCTAAGATGATTTACAGggactttaaattttcaatgattaacATATTCTTGACTTTATTATAACTATTTGTTAACTCAAACTTTTAAGTCATGAATGAGTGATTATAAATGAGATAATCAACGActgattaaaacaaattataattataatgggATGAATTAAATTACTTTCGCATTTTTCCGTAATTGTTAAATGTGATACGgatcatgaaaaaaataagaatctgtTTGCTTCTACACATTTATTCATGTAacgcaataaaaatattatttatttattcatNNNNNNNNNNNNNNNNNNNNNNNNNNNNNNNNNNNNNNNNNNNNNNNNNNNNNNNNNNNNNNNNNNNNNNNNNNNNNNNNNNNNNNNNNNNNNNNNNNNNGGCGGTAATTTGCCCAGTACTGGCTAACGGTTGGCTGCGCGACCGGGGTAGTACTGTGCCAGTGGTGCAAAActcgaacttaaaaaaataagcttaTAAATATTGTTGATGTATATAACTGATCCAAAAAATGTCATttgattttttcgtaaaaagttgataaaatagtgtaaaaatattttaaaaaagacacAAGTCAActacatttttcggaaaaaaattttaaaacatgtgaTTTTCTAGTTATctccaagaaaaataataatggatttaaacaaattaacgaAGATTTTTTCACCAACCAACGCTGTTTTTCCTGACCGATAAAAAATGACATCGTGTCCGTAAACGCAAAAAACATCTGTGACTAATGTAACATCAGAGCTTATATAGATGTACTGGCTCAGTGCTGGCCTAGTACAACCAGCCATTACTGGAACTCcggtaaatataaaaaacaaaacttacgCGTCCATGTGAAATTCCCATGATATTGAACAACTGCACACTGTCATTCAATTTTGGTCTGCACTGAAACGTGCCATCGGCCAACATTTGTTTAATCTTTCGAAGATATGTCAAAATTAAATCCTTCtcgtaaaataaaatatggacTCTTCCATTTCTGTCAGTGACTTTTTTTGCAGTTAGAGAATGTCCATTATAGTTTAACATCATATCGTACGTATGGCCCTCTAGTTGATTAGCAAATTCTTCAGTCGTGGCAGGTGTAGGTGGCCATTCTATCAGTCTTGCCTTCTTCAACGAGGATAGGATTGATTTATACGGAAGCGTTTCACCTCCTTTTGGAAAcctgtacattaatttttcaaatatttttaaagacctCAAAACACTTTGGTAATAAATGATGCTCTCTTCGAACGCGTCACAAGAAAGGAGATTGAGTATGCTGCACCAAAATTTACTAACTCCAGCTCTTTTAACGATATGgctttcaaacttttattttctccgattacccaagtgcgaagtcacatgcGGCCCAACATTAGCCCATAGTCGACAAAAAAATTTACGAAGCTCGGCGGCACTTATCGTACCAATgtcggaatgataactatggcctgcacttggcagccaaggtttgtcTGCCATTGTGGATCCAGCACTAAGTACTaatattggaccaaacctagctgccatcgtcgcgccattgccggattgataactatggacttgacttggcagccagggcttggctgccatttttggcccaacactgggtaccaatgcTGCTATAGTCTATGGTCttaggatatgacaaaaaagatatttaaaaaataaatattaatcgattGCGAGTACTTCGAATACAAATATTAATGGTACTATTTATATTGAANNNNNNNNNNNNNNNNNNNNNNNNNNNNNNNNNNNNNNNNNNNNNNNNNNNNNNNNNNNNNNNNNNNNNNNNNNNNNNNNNNNNNNNNNNNNNNNNNNNNCGAGCTCAAATTAGTCAACGACTAAATTTCCGATTCAGTAGTACTTTGCCAAGGTACAAAACCGTTTTGAGGGACGATCTTATCAAGAAAGGTAAAGTTTTTCAACAATGCTATtcctatttcttattttaaaactatgattaatattatttgtttcgATTAATTAATATTgcagagaatttattttattagaatgaGTAGCTGTTTTTTTGCGCTATTTTGTGTTTTAACATACAAATTGTATTTGTATGCTATAATCTTATACGAGACGCTTGAATTGCATAAAgtattaggaaaaaaataaaaaattgtcaaaattaaaattaaaatgaaaattgctaaaaagtatgACAAATGTTTATTCGACTTCTACCGTAACTTTAGCGCAACTGACCATTTTGATCAATGTAATTAGAATACTTCAAACATTCGTTTAATTTACTCatgaatattttaagtaaaattatattgatttgtGGTTGGATAAATGTAgtaaaaacaaagttaatttttatgaaaatgtgtaTACTTCAAGTGTTTCTTATAAAGCTTGAGGCTCATAGATTAGCcgtaacaaatgcattattgagaATATTGTAtacatttatgatttttcataatcattTTCTGATAGCTTGGATCGATTTGATAAACTCCAACGAAACAAATTTGGAATTACTCAAATTCTTGGATAGCATTGCAAGCTCTAAAGGGAAAAAGTTAGATAAAATTATGCAGGTCGAAGATCGATATCAACCTGAGTATGTATTGCAGGAAGCACCTCTAATTGAGCCTATTGGTAATTATTGTCATTCAAAATCTGTAACTTCGTTGTTTTAACATAGTATATATCTAGTTATATTACGTTCACCAACTTCACGTCTTCTAACAAAGCGTAACTTTATCGTGAATGAATTACATACATAAATCGTATTGTTTTAAGAcgtataaattatttgatttttaattttttagatgataaAGTGTGCTATTATAAAGACAACAAATATATCTCAAATTCAATCACTAAAATATCTAGATGTATATTTTTACAAGTAACCCCCggaaacttttttattgtaatgtgtatttgtttaccAAATGAATTATGTTTACAAAACATtaacaatttcttttagaaaCGGCAATCGATTACGATGTCGAACTGGGCATGAccgattttgaaagattaaagtTTCAAAGAGAACAAAGAGCACAGAGAAGGCTACgaagagaaagagaaaaaaatacacGAGGTGTACCGACTGTAGAAAATCAAGTCGAAGAAGAAGACGATAGGCATGTTCCGCATTTTTATCGTCGAACTGCCAGACGACCTCCTAATGTACAGTTCAACGTTGAACTTGAAGACAATAGTAATAGAAATTTCACAAGAAAACAAGATTTTGAATGCAATGATAATAATGAAGGTGATATTCATCTTTCCCATAAGAGTCTGTGCATTTTTGAtactgatttctaaaaaaattacattgcctatcatcctaaaattttaactacGTACTTATCTGTACATaagctttaaaatgaaaattttcttgaatttttcttactaCTTTCGTATCTCGATGGAACCTCCTTAACTTCTACCCACTCTAATACTCCTGACGTACCCTTCTCGTAATTCTTGATATTGGAACGCATACTTTTTATTTAGTAAAACATGAATAAGTTTCGAATaagtttttacatttataaatgtaaaaatatttgttattagtGTTTTATAGAAGAAAATGCGATCTAAGACTACTTTCTTATttgacataaaattattttacttttaggcAAAAGAAATCCTGCAAAAAGTTTAGCACGAGTTGATCCTGTGAATAATCAtagtgttgaaaatgtaaatcgTAGGCTTATCAACAAAAGCCCTCAATCGATTGATTCAGCTCTGGGAATTGAGAATGATAATTTATtcgataatttttcatttgatccCCCTCGTGCTTCAACACCAATAAACTGGTATATTACGAAAGATCACTCACATGATTTTGAAGAATCCAGAGTAGAACCTCGCTTAATTTGTATGAGTAATTATTCCAAAGATTCAACTGCGGAAGTATCAAATGATGAACTAGATCAAATATCGTCGTCTCAAAGACCTGTCGTCGagacaaataaaattacaaaacatgCGTTTGATTTGATACAATTACGTCTCAATTCACAAATTAAAACATCTAACGATGTTCTAATTCCTCATAGTCACGATGAGCCTGAGACACCgaattctttttctttgcaatCTCCTAATCAAAGTACACGATTATCACTTGTCAAAGAAGATATAGTACAAAAAGTACTGCGTGAAAAAAATTCAGGTAAAGTAGCAAacgttataattattattcttcacaatttttaataacaaaatcattGAACTTTTAAGTTGATAATAATTCCATCTACTCGAAATTAATATAAATGCAACGACGTGACAAAATATATTAACTTGTTACAATCTCTATcacttttcataaaataataccatgtatttgaaagtaaaatatcAGTAGCTTTATATacatttaaacaaagtttaaattttacttgaatctagaaaataataatagtatCGGTAAATTACAGCagtattttatgtaaaataatagttatattttgtatTACTTAGACTTAAAAACAGAaactttgataataatatttcGACTATTACGGCGTAAAGTATGGAACAGGTTAGAAAGAACAAAATTGTAGCTTGTCCAACATTTCCCACTGATCTTTTATAGCAaaacaaatttatgaataataatcaGCTTTCACATTCGTTGCATTATATATTGTATGGcaacatatttttataacttttcaaattcaataatttaatatttccgagttataaaattgatattaatataactttcaaacattattttagaaaacagAGAAATAACAGCACGCTCCGCAATGTCCAATAACAATGAGCttaagaaaaccaaaaaaactgctggtggaaatagaaaaaataagcgTAGGAGATTAGCTGAGAAAAAAACTTTCGTAGAAAAAGAAAACATGTCTGACACCATACAAACATGTAGCACTTATGGTGAAGAATACGATATAAGAGCAAGGTAATAACGTTTTATTTTATCTGTATAAGTTTTATTAATGTGGCTTCACAACTCTGCGCCTTACCTAGTCGGGGCCAGGCCAAGATCTTAAAATCGCCTCTTTATAGGCATGTTCTGCCGTCTTACCATAAAATGTCGTAACTCCTTTTCAAGTAAAACCGACAAATCGAGGGGGGTCAAAGTTTTtacagtgatttttaatattaaaaattaaaatataattttttcgtacAATTTATTAAACAACCATGTTTAAAAATGTCGTATGTTTAAATTGGctgaacttttatttcaaaactgttaatttaaaaaaatgtggattgGTTAATTGACCTATTTACAATAACATCGTTTTCAATGATACATTGGATATTTTACGTTATTTCATGCTCAGAATGGCATCGTTACTGTACATGATAGAAATAGCATTACTAAATATCTCAATCCcttaatttgtttgttattacTAAATGGCGCGGTTCTAAAACCTATATATCatacttataatttttatc includes:
- the LOC117180359 gene encoding uncharacterized protein LOC117180359, yielding MSEDEEESFNLQEHHLRGEAEDEARAKQIERDVDEAFDEVVQEFSEDTRYYQCSTENCYATAYMNKTDRILTRGRIEHSHHCLSDGKDDEILMREWMIEELKKSWWKLLSLYEEALKSQRLNFRFSSTLPRYKTVLRDDLIKKAWIDLINSNETNLELLKFLDSIASSKGKKLDKIMQVEDRYQPEYVLQEAPLIEPIETAIDYDVELGMTDFERLKFQREQRAQRRLRREREKNTRGVPTVENQVEEEDDRHVPHFYRRTARRPPNVQFNVELEDNSNRNFTRKQDFECNDNNEGKRNPAKSLARVDPVNNHSVENVNRRLINKSPQSIDSALGIENDNLFDNFSFDPPRASTPINWYITKDHSHDFEESRVEPRLICMSNYSKDSTAEVSNDELDQISSSQRPVVETNKITKHAFDLIQLRLNSQIKTSNDVLIPHSHDEPETPNSFSLQSPNQSTRLSLVKEDIVQKVLREKNSENREITARSAMSNNNELKKTKKTAGGNRKNKRRRLAEKKTFVEKENMSDTIQTCSTYGEEYDIRASLFQGQSIGMDFVKGTQKQSAIKRKNDYIDFTADVSL